One part of the Sphingobacterium sp. LZ7M1 genome encodes these proteins:
- a CDS encoding putative quinol monooxygenase, with product MEMKEYLMSFLVFLMLFSFGNLFSQEKSGGFGEKKQIHLIRIAEIDVIPEYWEEYKEIVLHGARESVEKEEGVISIFPMEIQAEKHKIRILEIYRDQKAYEDHIKSKHFQHYKSSTLKMIKDLKLVDMNALDVGLIKKIFIKENISD from the coding sequence ATGGAAATGAAAGAGTATTTGATGAGTTTTTTGGTTTTTTTAATGCTTTTTAGCTTTGGAAATCTGTTTTCTCAAGAAAAATCTGGGGGTTTTGGCGAAAAAAAGCAAATTCACTTGATCAGGATAGCAGAAATTGATGTAATTCCAGAATATTGGGAAGAATATAAGGAGATTGTTCTGCATGGAGCCAGAGAGTCTGTAGAGAAGGAGGAGGGTGTCATATCGATCTTTCCCATGGAGATCCAAGCCGAGAAACATAAAATCAGGATCTTGGAGATCTATAGGGATCAAAAAGCGTATGAGGACCATATCAAGTCCAAACATTTCCAACATTATAAATCGTCGACCTTAAAGATGATCAAGGATTTGAAACTGGTAGATATGAATGCCTTGGATGTTGGACTGATCAAGAAGATTTTTATTAAAGAAAATATCAGCGATTAG
- a CDS encoding DUF4407 domain-containing protein — translation MDSQFYNTRKPGKFIKFLWASAGGDQFILERSTYSDQVKYACLGGIVFATGLMAGLSGGYAFYTIFEPRGNVLTNPIHLPTILLAIVFGLIWGLMIFNLDRFIVAATGKGDGTEKITWDEIKGALPRIIMGMIIAISISKPVEIRMFKTEIDTELRKIQIQKQTEYAAEVDKTFAEREKNLDLDFQKLNKEQAALIQKINEYDDRFQSEMTEGQGGRGKGEGPVALALRRERENAENQLLRFNELNAAEFKVLQERKEDLRKKKEEERQNNEKAANGLDGLLERIKIAHQVAGFSITLFITLLFMAIELTPIFFKLMLTKTPYDYLKENIEDLMMANNGIEIRYDYYEDKKGLERHLVINHAADIKLYEKIKESDIQKELSDYAIKQFKEKEKEIIDNNPQLYIKKNTDLKSRKEFEEELSKEILEYSQQLDSKLQKELISLAFARKKQIEESIVINNPDEYIESVMQKNETTIEGETALDSEEREIV, via the coding sequence ATGGATTCACAATTTTACAACACCAGAAAACCTGGAAAGTTTATTAAATTTTTATGGGCCTCTGCTGGAGGTGATCAATTCATACTAGAACGATCAACCTATAGTGATCAGGTGAAATATGCTTGTTTGGGAGGAATAGTCTTCGCTACTGGATTAATGGCAGGACTTTCTGGAGGATATGCATTTTATACAATCTTTGAACCGAGAGGAAATGTTTTAACAAATCCAATTCATTTGCCAACTATCTTATTAGCAATTGTTTTTGGATTAATATGGGGTTTAATGATTTTTAATTTAGACCGCTTTATAGTAGCCGCCACAGGAAAAGGTGATGGTACAGAAAAAATAACCTGGGACGAAATCAAAGGAGCCTTACCTCGAATAATAATGGGAATGATAATCGCAATCAGCATTTCTAAACCAGTGGAGATAAGAATGTTTAAGACAGAAATTGACACTGAATTAAGAAAAATCCAAATTCAGAAACAAACGGAATATGCGGCGGAAGTGGACAAGACTTTTGCAGAAAGAGAAAAAAACTTAGACCTTGATTTCCAAAAACTAAACAAAGAACAAGCTGCTTTAATCCAAAAAATAAATGAATACGACGATAGGTTCCAAAGTGAAATGACTGAAGGTCAAGGAGGACGAGGTAAAGGTGAAGGACCTGTAGCCTTAGCATTAAGACGAGAAAGGGAAAATGCAGAAAATCAATTACTCCGTTTCAATGAACTAAACGCTGCAGAATTTAAGGTACTTCAAGAAAGAAAAGAGGATTTAAGAAAAAAGAAAGAAGAAGAGCGACAAAACAATGAAAAAGCTGCCAACGGATTAGATGGATTGTTGGAAAGGATAAAAATTGCCCATCAAGTAGCTGGATTTTCAATTACATTGTTTATTACGTTACTTTTTATGGCAATTGAACTTACTCCTATTTTCTTCAAATTAATGTTAACCAAAACCCCTTATGATTATCTAAAAGAAAATATAGAAGATTTAATGATGGCGAATAATGGGATCGAAATACGCTATGACTATTATGAAGATAAAAAAGGATTAGAGCGACATTTAGTTATTAACCACGCTGCAGATATTAAATTATATGAGAAGATAAAGGAATCTGATATTCAAAAAGAACTCTCTGATTATGCAATTAAGCAATTCAAAGAGAAGGAAAAAGAAATTATTGACAACAATCCACAACTCTATATTAAGAAAAACACAGATTTAAAATCTAGAAAAGAATTTGAAGAAGAATTATCTAAAGAAATCCTAGAATATTCCCAACAGTTAGACTCAAAGCTTCAAAAAGAGTTGATTTCATTAGCATTTGCCAGAAAGAAACAAATAGAAGAATCTATAGTAATCAATAATCCAGATGAATATATAGAAAGTGTTATGCAAAAAAATGAAACAACAATTGAAGGAGAAACTGCCCTAGACTCGGAGGAACGAGAAATCGTTTAA
- a CDS encoding YafY family protein, protein MSVDIKKRFDRIVEILIQLQSKRVVKAQELADRFDVSLRTIYRDIKSLEQAGVPLIGEAGMGYSIMDGYRLPPVSFSKEEALCFVATEKLAEKYLDQAGFSLYSSALMKIKAILKSNDQDLVTNMQEQIIMRKQHVPIFPEKVPHVLSTAIEAIANKTQIQIEYQGIKDDEAILRIIEPIGIVHEIGFWYIVAYCLQRMDFRQFRSDRIAQVTALENKFSKRHISIDEYMSNQKSPELPKIKSKVLVSRDFAPFMRWQRNTYGFVSEAKVGDKIEMVFESRDIEHEFPRWLMMFGDKIEIKEPEELKHSFNKLFQAIQNNIK, encoded by the coding sequence ATGTCCGTAGATATCAAGAAAAGATTCGACCGTATTGTTGAGATATTGATTCAATTGCAATCCAAAAGGGTTGTGAAGGCGCAGGAATTGGCCGATCGCTTTGATGTCAGCCTTCGTACCATTTATAGGGACATTAAAAGCCTGGAGCAGGCAGGTGTTCCATTGATTGGTGAAGCTGGAATGGGCTACAGCATTATGGACGGTTACCGACTTCCGCCGGTTTCATTCAGTAAGGAAGAAGCCCTTTGCTTTGTCGCTACGGAAAAGTTGGCCGAGAAATACCTTGATCAAGCAGGTTTCTCGCTTTACTCTTCCGCATTGATGAAAATCAAGGCCATCTTAAAGAGCAATGACCAAGACCTAGTGACGAATATGCAGGAACAGATCATCATGCGCAAACAGCATGTACCTATCTTCCCTGAAAAGGTTCCGCATGTATTGAGTACCGCCATTGAAGCTATTGCCAATAAAACCCAGATCCAAATTGAATACCAAGGCATCAAGGATGACGAAGCCATCCTAAGGATTATCGAACCTATTGGCATTGTCCACGAGATAGGGTTTTGGTATATCGTTGCCTATTGCCTGCAACGTATGGACTTCAGGCAGTTCCGGAGCGATCGGATTGCACAGGTCACAGCGCTAGAAAACAAGTTCAGCAAAAGGCATATCAGCATTGATGAATACATGTCGAACCAGAAATCCCCCGAGCTACCCAAGATCAAATCCAAGGTTCTGGTTAGCCGTGACTTCGCTCCTTTTATGCGCTGGCAAAGAAACACTTATGGATTTGTATCTGAAGCTAAGGTTGGGGATAAAATAGAAATGGTTTTTGAAAGCCGAGACATCGAACATGAGTTCCCGAGATGGCTCATGATGTTTGGCGACAAGATAGAAATAAAAGAGCCTGAAGAGCTTAAGCACAGCTTTAATAAACTCTTTCAGGCTATACAAAACAACATAAAATAG
- a CDS encoding DUF5916 domain-containing protein, producing the protein MKYVLSLILLFHISFAFCQDERKPVVSFEDAYKRDYQATKISEHQPKVDGKLDEDLWQNQGVWSEKFSQVIPFERAHTGSWTKMKIFYDDKNIYVGVYCKDIHPETMNAFIGNRDDNSNGDLISIAFDPYHDYRAAVEFNINLGGNKTDLTVTDKLSVNLSWNAVWEGRTHQDLADSSWTAELRIPFNQIRYNQKNDDIIWGLHVRRIIRRNNEVQNWSMIPIKNNGHVFSFGTMHGMQDLPKPKGIEFLPYVMNKMIREPKIANSPYQDGNRWKPNAGLDAKFAISDYTMDLSINPDYGQVELDPSVMNLTAYEVFYEEKRPFFLEGKHILEFDNNEGGMMFYSRRIGSRSRYQYPLVDNQQIFASSTDFVPILGAMKLTGTNRKGLTIGILESITAKTSQKVTQLGSAEERIQTEPLTNYTVARVQKNWDGNTLLGGMITSVNRKMDAPHLEEFLVKDAFTAGVDFTKYFSNRLYYVETKAMYSTLSGTKDALMATKTNATHFFQRKSGAEYLNMNPDATSLSGTGGYIKAGKKGNAQWNYAETFSWSSPGFDLNEVGYLKQTDYKLNESELAFRKTDPWGPFRAAGITLTQRNVWNYGGKAMDNNLAVRFRSLTIKRRIEMDLKEAFSWNSVDSRMLRGGYDLRYNPNFTSTFSMNSDRAKRIFIKVDYDGKHFLDGETRYNEIRPSLTFRLGNHIHLVTQFNYAWNKDNLQYVSSSELPSINADEVTYVMGRMRQETYGFTFRLQGNITPDLSIQYYGSPFTSTAQYDRFKYATNTLSRTYSERFQEFSPEQISYADGMYSVGTGAQAGSFKDPNFSFNEFRSNLVARWEYLPGSTLYLVWEHNRSGRMPVYQPGWGSNLDNIWRIAPTNTFMLKLNYWIGW; encoded by the coding sequence ATGAAATACGTACTGTCATTAATCTTACTCTTCCATATAAGCTTTGCATTCTGTCAAGATGAGCGTAAGCCTGTTGTATCTTTTGAAGATGCCTACAAACGGGATTACCAAGCCACCAAAATCTCGGAACATCAACCTAAGGTCGATGGAAAACTGGATGAAGACCTCTGGCAGAACCAAGGGGTCTGGTCGGAGAAATTTTCCCAGGTTATCCCCTTTGAACGGGCACATACCGGCTCGTGGACCAAAATGAAGATCTTTTACGATGACAAGAACATCTATGTTGGGGTTTATTGCAAGGACATCCACCCTGAGACCATGAACGCCTTTATCGGAAACCGGGACGACAACAGCAATGGCGACCTGATCAGTATTGCCTTCGACCCTTACCACGATTACCGCGCTGCCGTGGAATTCAATATCAACCTTGGTGGTAATAAAACAGACCTTACGGTAACCGACAAACTATCGGTCAACCTTTCCTGGAATGCCGTATGGGAAGGCCGTACCCATCAAGACCTGGCCGATTCCAGCTGGACCGCGGAACTGAGAATCCCATTCAACCAGATCCGATACAACCAAAAGAACGACGACATTATCTGGGGACTGCATGTCCGCCGGATAATCCGCCGAAATAACGAGGTACAGAACTGGTCCATGATCCCGATCAAGAACAATGGGCATGTGTTCTCCTTCGGAACCATGCATGGCATGCAGGACCTACCAAAACCTAAAGGGATTGAGTTCTTGCCCTATGTGATGAACAAAATGATCCGCGAACCAAAGATCGCCAACAGTCCCTATCAAGATGGTAACCGCTGGAAACCAAATGCGGGTCTGGATGCTAAATTCGCCATTTCAGATTATACCATGGACCTTTCCATCAATCCTGACTATGGTCAGGTCGAACTGGATCCTTCTGTCATGAACCTAACTGCCTACGAGGTATTTTATGAAGAAAAAAGACCCTTCTTTTTGGAAGGAAAGCATATTTTGGAATTTGACAACAATGAAGGCGGAATGATGTTCTATTCCCGCCGGATCGGTTCCAGATCTCGATATCAATACCCATTGGTAGACAATCAGCAGATCTTTGCCAGCAGCACCGATTTCGTGCCCATCCTTGGTGCCATGAAACTTACCGGAACAAACCGCAAAGGTCTTACCATAGGGATCTTGGAAAGTATAACCGCCAAGACTTCCCAAAAGGTGACCCAGCTCGGTTCTGCTGAGGAACGGATACAAACCGAACCATTGACCAACTATACCGTAGCCAGGGTGCAGAAAAACTGGGACGGAAATACCCTTTTGGGCGGTATGATCACTTCGGTAAACCGCAAGATGGATGCTCCGCATCTAGAGGAGTTCCTGGTTAAAGACGCTTTTACCGCTGGAGTTGACTTTACCAAGTATTTCTCCAATCGCCTCTATTATGTGGAAACCAAAGCCATGTACAGTACGCTTTCGGGAACGAAAGATGCCTTAATGGCCACCAAGACCAATGCCACGCACTTCTTCCAACGAAAATCGGGAGCAGAATACCTCAACATGAATCCAGACGCCACTTCTCTTAGTGGAACCGGCGGATACATCAAGGCCGGGAAAAAGGGAAATGCCCAATGGAACTATGCGGAAACCTTTAGCTGGTCCTCCCCTGGTTTCGATTTAAATGAGGTCGGTTACCTTAAACAAACCGACTATAAACTGAACGAATCGGAACTTGCTTTCCGCAAGACCGATCCATGGGGACCTTTCCGCGCTGCTGGTATCACCTTGACCCAAAGGAACGTTTGGAACTATGGTGGCAAGGCCATGGACAACAACCTTGCAGTCCGCTTTAGAAGCTTGACCATCAAGCGAAGAATAGAAATGGACCTAAAGGAAGCCTTTAGCTGGAACTCAGTTGACAGCCGCATGCTCCGCGGTGGTTATGACCTTCGCTATAACCCGAACTTTACGAGTACTTTCTCCATGAACTCCGACCGTGCAAAACGTATTTTCATCAAGGTTGACTACGACGGCAAGCATTTCCTGGACGGAGAAACAAGATACAATGAAATCAGACCGTCCCTGACTTTCCGCTTAGGAAACCATATACATTTGGTTACGCAATTCAACTATGCCTGGAACAAGGATAACTTGCAATATGTAAGCAGCAGTGAGCTCCCTAGCATCAATGCTGATGAAGTGACCTATGTGATGGGAAGGATGCGGCAGGAGACCTATGGATTTACCTTTAGGCTGCAGGGCAACATCACCCCTGACCTTTCCATTCAATATTATGGCTCACCGTTTACATCGACAGCGCAATACGATCGATTTAAGTACGCCACAAATACCCTTTCCAGAACCTATTCTGAGCGATTCCAAGAATTCAGTCCGGAGCAGATCAGCTATGCAGATGGTATGTACAGTGTAGGCACCGGTGCACAAGCAGGAAGCTTCAAGGATCCAAATTTCAGTTTCAATGAATTCCGTTCCAATTTGGTAGCACGCTGGGAATACCTGCCCGGTTCTACCCTTTACCTCGTTTGGGAGCATAACAGATCCGGCAGGATGCCAGTTTACCAACCCGGTTGGGGCAGCAACCTCGATAACATCTGGCGAATTGCTCCGACGAATACATTTATGCTGAAGCTGAACTATTGGATCGGCTGGTAG
- a CDS encoding aldo/keto reductase — MRTNNRREFLKNGALAGLGLISSNVLFASSTMEINKDSSLNFQETGKRLLGSGKHQLAVSAFGLGCMGMSFHRSFVPDRQMSINLIRKAAELGLNFFDTAEAYGPRINEELVGEALQPIRKDILIATKFGFVDGVPAKGLDSRPETIKKMVDQSLKRLKTDYIDLLYQHRVDPNVPMEDVAGTVKELIQAGKVRNFGLSEASAENIRKAHAVQQVTALQSEYSLVTRQPETTVIPVCEELGIGFVPYSPLSRGLITGYINERTKYNSDNDNRPALPRYQKDAIIANWPLIDVLKDFGDHRGLTVAQVALAWLLAHKPFIVPIPGTTKLAHLKENMDSRDYQFDPAELKDLTAALDKIKIVGERAVGQQASQINN, encoded by the coding sequence ATGAGGACAAACAATCGTAGAGAATTTTTAAAGAATGGAGCATTAGCAGGATTGGGACTGATCAGCTCCAATGTTTTATTTGCTAGTTCAACCATGGAAATAAATAAAGACAGTAGCCTCAATTTTCAGGAAACAGGAAAGAGGCTGTTAGGATCTGGAAAACATCAATTAGCGGTGTCCGCATTTGGCTTAGGCTGTATGGGCATGAGTTTTCACCGCAGTTTTGTTCCTGACCGTCAGATGAGCATAAACCTGATTAGAAAAGCAGCAGAATTAGGCTTAAATTTCTTCGATACCGCCGAAGCTTATGGTCCGCGGATCAATGAAGAATTAGTAGGAGAGGCCTTACAGCCTATTCGTAAGGATATATTGATAGCAACCAAGTTTGGCTTTGTGGACGGAGTTCCGGCCAAAGGTTTGGACAGCAGACCGGAAACGATCAAGAAGATGGTGGATCAATCCTTAAAACGCTTGAAGACAGATTATATAGATTTGTTATATCAACATCGAGTTGATCCAAATGTTCCGATGGAAGATGTTGCCGGAACTGTAAAGGAATTGATCCAGGCAGGGAAAGTCAGGAACTTTGGCTTGAGTGAAGCGAGTGCTGAAAATATCAGGAAAGCCCATGCTGTGCAACAGGTTACGGCCTTGCAAAGTGAGTATTCCTTGGTTACCCGCCAACCTGAAACCACAGTGATACCTGTTTGTGAGGAATTGGGGATAGGTTTTGTTCCTTACAGTCCATTGAGCAGAGGATTGATAACGGGTTATATCAATGAACGGACGAAATATAATTCTGACAATGATAACCGACCAGCCTTGCCTCGTTATCAAAAGGATGCCATTATTGCCAATTGGCCTTTGATCGATGTGCTTAAGGATTTTGGTGACCATAGAGGGTTGACCGTAGCTCAGGTAGCATTGGCATGGCTATTGGCCCACAAACCTTTTATAGTTCCCATTCCGGGAACCACTAAACTGGCACACCTGAAAGAAAACATGGATTCTCGGGATTATCAATTTGATCCGGCAGAATTAAAGGATTTGACCGCCGCATTGGATAAGATCAAGATTGTAGGCGAAAGGGCAGTTGGTCAGCAGGCAAGTCAGATCAATAATTAA
- a CDS encoding MBL fold metallo-hydrolase, whose translation MKLHSIDTGFFKLDGGAMFGVVPKSLWQRTNPADENNLCTWANRLMLIEDGKRLTLVDTGIGDKQDEKFFSHLHMHGDDTLDKSLAKLGFHRDDISDVILTHLHFDHCGDAIKREGEKLLPAFKNARYWSNKDHWEWAVNPNPREKASFLKENIMPIQESGQLNFIDIESPQYDTEIHMRFAYGHTEAMMLPQIQYKGKTILYMADLLPSVGHIPIAYVMGYDVRPLVTMQERQDYWKEIVDNEYIMFFEHDSVNECATLQYTEKGIRLKDTFKLSEI comes from the coding sequence ATGAAACTACATAGCATAGATACTGGATTTTTCAAATTAGATGGCGGTGCCATGTTTGGCGTTGTACCAAAAAGCCTCTGGCAGAGAACGAATCCAGCTGACGAAAACAACTTATGTACCTGGGCAAACCGTTTGATGCTTATTGAGGATGGCAAGCGATTGACGCTGGTCGATACTGGGATCGGCGACAAGCAGGATGAAAAATTCTTTAGCCACCTCCATATGCATGGCGACGATACGTTGGATAAGTCTTTAGCTAAACTTGGTTTCCACCGTGATGACATTAGCGATGTAATATTGACCCATTTGCATTTTGACCATTGTGGTGATGCCATTAAAAGAGAAGGTGAAAAACTATTGCCAGCATTCAAAAATGCAAGATATTGGTCCAATAAGGATCATTGGGAGTGGGCAGTTAATCCTAATCCAAGGGAGAAAGCGTCTTTTTTGAAGGAGAACATTATGCCAATCCAAGAAAGTGGGCAACTGAACTTTATCGATATCGAAAGTCCTCAATACGACACTGAGATCCATATGCGCTTTGCCTATGGCCATACCGAGGCCATGATGCTTCCGCAGATCCAATATAAAGGAAAAACCATTCTCTACATGGCGGACTTACTGCCTTCTGTAGGACATATTCCAATTGCCTATGTCATGGGCTATGATGTGAGACCACTGGTAACCATGCAGGAAAGACAAGATTACTGGAAAGAGATCGTTGATAATGAATATATCATGTTCTTCGAGCATGACTCCGTAAATGAGTGCGCAACCTTGCAGTACACCGAAAAAGGAATTAGACTGAAAGACACTTTTAAATTAAGCGAAATCTAA
- a CDS encoding Gfo/Idh/MocA family protein, whose translation MGNINLNRRQFIFGTGALLSIAALQQAGFAAEILKARTVALIGAGWYGKSDLFRLLQVSDVEVVAVCDVDKKHLEEAAKLISQKQKSKKVPKKYSDYRKLLAENKLDLVLVGTPDHWHALIGIAAIESGAHVYLQKPISVDVMEGEAVVAAARKHNRKVQIGTQRRSTPHMIDAKENIVERGLLGKISHVEMCCYYHMKSNANPPEEPVPDFLDYEMWTGPAPLRPYDGLPHGGWWRAFMEYGNGITGDMCVHMFDTVRWMLGLGWPKKILATGGIYVQKEAKSNIADTQTAIFEYDDLNCVWTHRTWGTPADPEYPWAFVIYGDKGTLKGSTMKWEFIPEKGEKVVRDVVYEREQYPEDLKEPRIELNAAPATRGQMRNLLSAIDKNTLPVADVLQGHISTASCILANLSMELNRPLVYDPEKKVCVGDEEATKRLKREYRAPWKHPYQGA comes from the coding sequence ATGGGAAACATAAACCTCAATCGTAGGCAATTTATTTTTGGAACTGGTGCCTTACTGTCCATTGCTGCCTTGCAGCAGGCGGGCTTTGCAGCGGAGATATTAAAAGCTAGAACGGTAGCCTTGATTGGTGCCGGATGGTATGGTAAAAGTGACCTGTTCAGGTTGCTACAGGTAAGTGATGTAGAGGTGGTTGCGGTTTGTGATGTGGACAAAAAGCACCTGGAGGAAGCCGCAAAGCTGATTTCCCAAAAGCAGAAATCCAAAAAGGTACCCAAGAAGTATTCGGATTATAGAAAGCTATTGGCAGAAAACAAGCTGGATCTGGTGTTGGTCGGTACGCCAGACCATTGGCATGCCCTGATCGGAATTGCTGCCATTGAATCGGGAGCACATGTGTATCTGCAAAAGCCCATCAGTGTGGATGTTATGGAGGGGGAAGCGGTAGTTGCAGCGGCAAGAAAGCATAATAGAAAGGTTCAGATCGGTACGCAGCGTAGAAGTACGCCGCATATGATCGATGCCAAGGAAAATATAGTGGAGAGAGGATTGTTGGGTAAAATTTCGCATGTGGAAATGTGCTGTTATTACCATATGAAGAGCAATGCCAATCCGCCAGAAGAACCGGTTCCAGATTTCTTGGATTATGAAATGTGGACAGGTCCTGCGCCATTGCGGCCTTACGATGGGCTTCCGCATGGTGGTTGGTGGCGCGCATTTATGGAGTACGGAAATGGGATAACGGGCGATATGTGTGTGCATATGTTCGATACGGTTCGTTGGATGTTAGGTTTGGGCTGGCCCAAAAAGATATTGGCAACAGGAGGGATCTATGTGCAGAAAGAAGCGAAATCCAATATCGCCGATACGCAGACCGCTATTTTTGAATACGATGACCTGAATTGCGTGTGGACCCATCGCACCTGGGGTACGCCGGCAGATCCTGAATACCCATGGGCATTTGTAATCTATGGCGATAAGGGAACATTGAAAGGAAGTACCATGAAATGGGAGTTTATTCCGGAAAAAGGGGAGAAGGTCGTGCGTGATGTGGTCTATGAAAGAGAGCAATACCCTGAGGACCTGAAGGAACCTCGGATTGAGCTCAATGCAGCACCAGCGACAAGAGGTCAGATGCGGAACCTGCTTTCTGCCATCGATAAAAATACATTACCGGTTGCAGATGTGCTTCAGGGACATATCTCTACAGCATCCTGTATTCTGGCAAACCTGTCCATGGAATTAAATCGTCCATTGGTCTATGATCCGGAGAAGAAAGTCTGTGTAGGAGATGAAGAAGCTACAAAGAGATTGAAAAGAGAATATAGGGCACCTTGGAAACATCCTTACCAAGGCGCTTAA